The Bdellovibrio bacteriovorus W nucleotide sequence TTTCATCGTTGCTTTGGTTTGGACTTGGAATGTTATTCACACGACTCAAGCAATTGGCTTTGAGACGCACTCCGGCATCCAAATTCGTATGGCCGATCTGATCCAAACTACTTTGACAGAGAAAAAGCCCCACGCAAAAGATTTAGCAATCACTCGCTTGTGGACTGAAACACTTTCAGAAAACAAAGTCAGAGCGGTTTTTGCTTACAAGTTCATTGATATTGCTGAAGATGGCGAAGCACTAGAGCAGGTGATCGAAGGAGAAGCTATTCTTCATCGCGAACCTTCTGAACAAAGAAATATTGATCGCTGGGTTCTTCAGGAAGTAAAAACAACTAGTGACGTTGTGATCTTCACAGAAGGGTCAACGATCACGCCGGATAGCAAAGAAGAAGCTCCGGCAACTGAAGAAAAAAACGAGAACTAATGGCAATTCCCCAGCATTTTATCCAAATTGATGAAGAAGGTTTCCCACTCTCTCAAGAGATTCGCCTGAAAGACCCTGTCGCAGGCCAAGAAATCCTTAATAATCTTCATCTTCATGCTGGGGGCACTCTTCTTTCCACCTTTGGTGGAGTTCCTGTTATCGTCGAAGCTTTCGATGAGCCCTTTGTTGCGCAACAAGTTTTTGCTGAAGGCAAACAATGGAGCATTCAACTTCCTTATGATCTTAAATTTCCTTTTTCCCTAGAGACCCTCACGGTCGACGAGTGGGATCGCTTCCATGGCTACGCTGCTTCTGGAATCCCCTTTGTCTTTTCTCGTCCTGCCCAAGCCGAGTTTTTCAATCTCTTGGAAGAGTTTGACGATGAAGGTGTTACTTTCAATGGAAAGTTCTATCCAACTCCTCCGTACTGGGCTTCCAAGGTAGAAGTTGAAAAGGAAGGCTTCTGGAGTCAGATTTACAAGACGACAGAAAATCCAGGATGGAACTTAGGACAACCTGCTAACGCTCTTAAGGATATGCTTCCTCGATTGAAAATCGCCCGCTCTCGAGTCTTAGTGCTTGGCTGCGGAGAAGGTCACGATGCAGCTTTCTTTGCTCAAGCGGGTCATGTGGTGACAGCGGTGGATATTTCTCCAGACGCTTTAGAAAAAGCAAAAAAACTCTACGGTCACTTACCAAATTTGAAATTCATGGAAGCCGATCTTTTCAATCTGCCAAAAGATTTTGAAAAGAGTTTTGATATTATCTTCGAACACACTTGCTACTGCGCCATCAATCCAGAAAAACGTGCTCAACTGGTTAAAGTTTGGAATCGCCTTCTTGTTGAAGGTGGGCATCTTATGGGTGTCTTTTTTGCCTTTGAAAAACGCCAAGGCCCTCCTTTCGGCGGCAGTGAGTGGGAACTTCGCCAGCGCCTTAAAGGTGCTTATCAGCCCATTTTCTGGGGAAGGCTGCAAAACTCTGTTCCTAACCGGCAGGGCAAAGAGCTTTTCGTCTACGCTTTAAAGAAATAAGGATTAAAAAAATGCATATCGAATTCACTCAAGCTGACGAAAGCCACGTGGAAGATCTTGTTGATTTGGTGAATTCAGCCTATCGCGGAGATTCTGCAAAACAAGGCTGGACCACGGAGGCTGACATCCTCGATGGGCAGCGAACGGATGACGAGAGTATGCTAGCGATGATTGAAAAAGATCACTCTGTCGTACTTATCGCTGAAGACGATGAAACAGGTGACCTTCTGGGTTGTGTTCATCTTGAGCAACATGAGCGTGGTTGCTATTTGGGGATGCTCACGGTTCGCCCCGATCTACAGGGCAAAGGTATCGGCAAGATGCTGGTTCAAGAGGCTGAAGCTTTTGCGGAGTTCTGGGATTGTAAGAAAATCTTTATGACGGTCATATCTGTGCGCACAGAGTTGATTACTTGGTATGAAAAGCTTGGTTTTAAGAAAACGGGCGAGACTGAAGCCTTTCCTGCCGACCCTCGCTTTGGAATTCCGAAGGTAGATCAGCTAGAATTTGTGTATTTAGAGCGAAACATATAGGCATACTCAAAACGCATAATAACTTCCTAGTTATGTATTAAAATTTTGCAAACTTTAAAGGCATATTGCCCTCATATTTGGGGGTAGCAATGTTTAGTAAATTCGCTCTGGTCGCGGGATTCGCTTTACTTTCTTCGTCTTTCGCAATGGCTGATCAAATGGGTCCGAATGGAGATAAATTCTATGAGGAAGCCGCTCGCTTTGAAAATGCTTGCAGCCAAGACCCTTGTAAAAATCCTTATAAAAAAGTTTTAGTCTACGATCAAAAAACTCGCTCAAGCTCACTTCTCATTCCTGTGCGCGATGGCTTAAAAGCAGTGGCCCACGATCAAGCTCAAGTTTGGGGCGATACTATCTTAGAAGGTGACTACGTAGCTTCTGGTCGCACTCGCCTAGACATCGTCTATGCATTCTATAAAAAAGAAAAACTTGTAGGTTATAAAATCCAGTACTCTGAAAAATCATGGTTCACTGGAAACTGCGACTTTGACGGTAAAAGAGCCTCTTTGAAAAAATGCAGCGAAGGCCGCATTGTTGAAGTCAGCTTTGTCTCTCCGGATCTAAAAACTTACTTCAGTGACGAAGAAAAATACGCAGACTTCTCATTCATAGATTAAAAAGAAAAAGCTCGGGAAACCGAGCTTTTTTTATACCCAAAAACTAAACACAGCATATTTTCTATTCAGGTTGGATCGTTCAAAAAGGTTCAGATACAAGGCGGAGGGTTTCACACGCAGCGCAGGCGTACTCAATGTACTCCGGAGTGAGGATGAGGCCCGACAACGAAGTAGATGAGCCTTTTTCAACACCCCAAAAAGAAGGTGGGAGTTCGGTTTTGCTGTAAGCCGGATTCTGTCCAAATCACCAGGTCCCATAAGTGTCCCGATAATAATAGATGATCATTCCTCTAGGAGTTGCATCACTACAACCCTCAAGCGATCTTACCCGGAGACTACGGACTGGCCGTCCTACTAATGTCCCCCTATTTGATCTTGCTCCGCGCAGAGTTTGACTGTTTTCACTCCAGCGACTCCCCAAAAAGCTCCCGTTCCCGCTTTAAGGATCATAGTCCTGGACATTCTCTCTGTTCCACTGTTCCTGACATTACTGCCGAGGGGCGTTACCCCTTGCGCCGCCATATGGAGTCCGGACTTTCCTCCCCTTTTTCAATAGTTTAACCATATTATTAGGGCGATCATCCGCAAAACCGAACGGGGTTCTTAACACCCTCCAGCAAATAGCGCAAGAAGGTTTCTTTCACCCCAGTTTTATTTTAGTTTGATGGGTATCGTTTACAAAAGGATTTTCTAAAATGAAGCTATTATTATCTGTATTAACATTTGCTATCACATTGGCTTTATCTTCAACATCTGTAGCAGAGTCTACTGGTGGCGAACACCACGACCCATTGAGCGAAAAAATGAACTCTTTCTTCCCGAAGCCTCAGGCTCGTGAAGGCGCCAATATCACACCTGACAAACCCACTTTATCAGCTCCAAAGTTCTTTGCAGCAATGGCAGCAGACAAAGTAGAGCTTACTTGGGGTGCTGTTGAAGGCGCTGATGAGTACCATGTTCAAGTAGCAAAAGATCCTAATTTTAAATGGCTAGTTAAAGACGACAACCACCACAAGAGCACAAGCTTCGAGGTTACAAACCTAGAAGCTGGCAAACACTACTACTGGAGAGTGGCTGCAGTTAAATCGGGAAACTGGGATACATTCCGCAAGAGCTACTTTGCAACTTCAATGTTTGAAACAAAGTAATTTAATTCCACGAACTTCGTTTGACTTAAAAAGCTCTCTTCCACAGAGAGCTTTTTTTAATTTTAAAATTGAATTTTTTTCCCTTCTTTCACTGCCAATCAGAACTATTTATTTCGTCAATTACAAACCTGAAATCTCACCTCATTCGATTACAAAAATATAATCCATTGGCTATCTTAATCAGTTTTCTTCAGCCGCTGAATCTGAAATTATACAGACATGACCCAGAGCGTGTATGAAGCTTTACTAAATTCAAATGCTGTTATTGAATTTGATATCTACGGAAAAATTCTGTGGGCGAACAGCAATTTTCTAAAACTTGTAAAGTACGACCTTGATGACATTGTTGGAAAACATCATCGCATCTTTATCTCCGACGAAGAGTTTCAAAATCTAGAGTATCAGTCCATGTGGAAACAGCTCTCCGAAGGCACTTCTCAATCCGGAGAGTTCAGACGCCTGTGCAAAGATGGGTCCGTCGTTTGGATTCAAGGCTCTTACACACCTGTTCGTAATATCTATGGCGATGTTATTAAGATCATTAAAATGGCTCTTGATATCACAGAGAAAAAGACTCTGTCTGAAAACCTTGCGAAGAAAAATAAAGAACTTCAGGCAGCTGTGTTTAAAGCAAAGACCGCAACAGAAGCTAAAACGGCTTTCCTTGCAAACATGAGCCATGAGATTCGAACACCTTTAAATTCCATTATCGGAATTACTGATACTCTTTCTGAGACTCATTTGAATTTCCAGCAACGCTCTTACGTAGAAATATTGCAAAGGGCCAATCACCAACTCATGACCTTGATCAACGATATTCTTGATCTTTCCAAAGTCGAAGCTGGGGACATCGAGCTTCGCAAAAACCCGTTCTCGCTTGAGGACCTCCTTAAAGATCTCTATGAGATTCTTAACTTTCGCGCGAAGGAAAAAGGGTTAATTTTAAAACTTCAATTAGATGGAAATGTTCCAAACCACGTTCTAGGTGATGGTGATCGTCTACGCCAAGTTTTGATGAACCTCGTAAACAACTCGATCAAGTTCACAGATCACGGCGAAGTTATTATTCGTGTAAATATTAATAAAACAGAAAGACCTGGCAACCTACTGTTTTCCGTCGAAGACACTGGAATCGGAGTCCACCGCTCGAAATTTAGAGATATATTTAAGCCCTTCTCCCAAGCAGACTCCACGATGACTCGACGATTTGGCGGCACGGGCCTTGGGCTCTCTATTGCGCGCACTCTTGTTGACTCAATGGGTGGCAGTATATGGCTTGAGAGTGAACTTGGAGTTGGCAGCTCTTTTCATTTCACGGCGGATATTCCTCCAATTTCTGTAGAGAAGCTTCCGTCTGATAAAGAACACTTGACCCTCAAAACAGATAAGCCTCCCCACCTAGCGGATCGCTTAAAAATCTTAATCGTCGACGACGTCGAAGATAATCGCAACCTTTTGGGAATCTATCTACAAAACACAGGCCATGAAATTCTTTACGCCGATAGTGGCATTGAAGCTGTCTCTCTAGCCGCACAAATTTCTTTTGATATAATTTTTATGGACGTACAAATGCCTTATATGGATGGATATGAGGCTACTCAACGAATCCGCGAGTTTGAAAAAACTAAGAGCCGCCATCGCGCGCGTATCTTTGCTTGTACTGCCAATGCATTTATCGAAGATCAGCAAAAAAGTATTGATGCTGGTTGCGATATGCATCTTTCAAAACCAGTTCGCAAAGACACTCTTCTAAAGTCCATTAACTTTGCGATAAATGTGCAAGATAAAGTTTATTAATTCAGATCTATCTAAAATAGTATTTAGAGACAATGCCTTAGAACGCCTTCTTGTGAAGTCCTGATAATACATTCCTTCCCGTAGGTAAAAATCAATAATCCTTTTTACTCCACAAAGGCTGTATCGTAGACTGACCTCTTCAGATTCCACCATATTTGTTGTATTCTTCCCGCTGTCCCCTTAATACATCTTTTAGGGGAAACACTGAGTTTAAGGGATTAAGGTCAAGACAATGAGTATGATAAAAAATCGCCTAGAAAAGAATTTTAAAAAATTAAAACCCTGGGCCCAGCGAAATAAATTAGAAGCCTATAGACTTTATGACCGCGATATTCCTGAATATCCCTATATTGTAGATATCTATAAAGATCATTATCTTATCTACGATAAAACAGATCCCGTTAAGGATAAGGACAAGAACTTTCTTCCTGAAGTGCAAACAGCCATTGCTGAGATTTTTAAAGTTGGACCAGATTCGATCATCACAAAACTTCGTGTTCGCCAAGAAGGCGTCAACCAATACGAAAAGCTCTCTGAGTCCAATAAGACTTTCACCGTTCAAGAGAATCAAGCCGCACTGAAAGTGAACCTCTATGATTACTTAGATACGGGACTGTTTCTTGATCACCGTCCGATGCGCCAAAAAATATATTCTCTTGCAAAAGATAAAAAAGTTCTGAATCTATTTTGCTACACGGGATCCGTGAGCGTGTTTGCAGCTCTCGGCGGTGGAACAGTTACGAGTGTCGATATGTCACAGACCTATATAGAATGGGCAAAAGAGAATTTTGCGCTTAATAATATTCCTCTATCTAAGCATCGCTTCATCAATGAAAATGCTTTGAGTTATCTACAGAATATTCCAGAAGAAAAATTCGATGTGATCTTCTTAGATCCCCCAACTTTTTCTAATTCTAAAAAAATGGACGGCACGTTTGAGGTCGAACGAGATCAAGAGTTCTTAGTGAATCAATGCATGAAAATGCTGAATCCTGACGGAGTTTTATATTTTTCTAACAACAAAAGAAAATTTAAAATTTCAGAAGCACTCACTTCGAAGTATTTGATAAAAGACATAAGTACTTTTTCAATTCCTCAAGATTTTCATGATAAGAAAATTCACATCTGCTTTGAGATTAAGAATAAATAACTTAGCTTACTCTCTCGTAAAGTGAATATTTGCAAAACCTCGTCTTAACTAGCGTGCAAACAAACAGACAGATGAGGTTAAGCATGAATAAAAACTTCTTAAAGCTCTCATTCGGAACTTTTCTAGCAGCTGCAACAATCACTGCGCAGGCAAAAGCCACTGAGGCCCAATTATCCACCCTGATTTCTCGTCCACCACAATTTGTGATGATCGGATTTGATGGCGGTCTTGATCCAGCTCAGTGGCAAGCTACAAGGGATTTAGCAAAGGAGCTCAACTCTAAAAACAAGGCCGTACATTTTACGTATTTCATTAGTGGCGCTTACCTTTTGCGTGACGCCAACCGCACAATTTATCAACCGCCTAAGCGTACAGAGGGATATTCTGCGATTGGGTTTGGAGGAAACTCAACACAAGTTGCAGATCGCATGAAGCAGATCAATAGCGCTTTCACAGAAGGGCATGAAATCGCCAATCGCGGGAATGGACATTTAAACGGAAAGCTAGAGCAATGGACAGAGGCTGATTGGAACCAAGAACTCAGACAGTTCAATGACCTACTCTTTGGAGTCTATTTTAACAATAACATCACGCCCGACCGCCAGTTTGCCCAAGGCTTTGCCTTTAAAGAAAAAGACATTATTGGTTTCAGGGCGCCGCAATTAGGCACCAACGATGCTCTTTTTCCTGCCTTAAAAAATCAACGCATCAAATATGATACTTCCACGGTGAGTAGCGACACACAATGGCCCTCCATGGATAAATATGGAATCTGGCGCATCTCAATCCCGATGTTGGAACTTGGAGATACCGGTAAACGAATCACAGGACTCGACTACAATTTCTACTACACTCAATCAGGTGCCAAAGCGGATTTAGATAATAAAGAAAAGTATAAGAGCGAAATGCTGCATTCTTATCGCAAGTACTTCGCCAAAAACTATTATTCAGGAAGAGCCCCGATCAAAATCGGGCATCATTTTGAAAACTTCAATGGCGGAGCTTATTGGGAAGCCTTAAAGGAGTTTGCTTCTGACGTTTGTGGAAAACCAGAAGTGCAATGCGTAACGTATAAGGAGTACGTAGAGTGGTTAGAGTCTTTGAGCCCAGAGATCCTAACTGCCTATAAAGAAGGTCGTTTCGAACGAATGACCTCCGACACGACTCAACCTTAGTTCTAACATTCTGCGGCTCATCACAGACCTTTGTTGGAGCCGCAGATTCGCTGAACCGTCACGTCACTTAAATGATTGGACCCCATTCGGTTTTCAATATAGTTTCATGAAGTCAATCAAAGTCCATTGCCTGCACCTAAAGCAGACAATGATTAACAACCCTAGGAGGCGAATCATGTTTAAACTTCCAGCATTGCCATACGAAAAATCTGCACTTGCTCCTCTTTTTAACGAAGAGCAAATGAACTTCCATTACGACAAGCACCACAAAGCCTATATCGACAACTTGAATAAGTTCATCGAAACAGATGGCTCTTTAAAAGGTAAGTCGCTTGAAGAGATCACTTTAACTTCTAAAGGTGGTATTTTTAATAACGCGGCTCAAGCGTGGAACCACACTTTCTTCTGGTTTGGTATGAACCCAACTAGCAAAGCAACAAAACCATCTGCAGAGCTTGAGTCTGCAATCAATAAAGATTTTGGTTCTATGGATGAACTAAAAGCGAAATTCATTGATGGTGGAGTGAAAACTTTCGGTTCTGGCTGGATCTGGTTGTGCACAGACGCTCAAGGAAAACTGAGCCTTGTATCAACATCCAATGCAGAAGTTCCGTTCACAAACAACGGACCAGTGCCTGTGTTGACTGCAGACGTATGGGAGCATGCGTATTACATCGACTACCGTAACTTAAGAGCTAAGTACTTAGAGATGTTCTGGTCACAAATTAACTGGGACTTCGTTTCTGAAAACTTTGCTTCAAAAAAAGTAAGAGATCTTACTAAGTCGATGACATAGTTTTAGAGATTTGCAGAACTTTCCCCTTAGGAAAGTTCTGCAAATAAAAAAAGCTGCCACCGGCAGCTTTTTAATAAGGGAGCTTTAGTTGGAACTTCCCCTCGAGGAAGAACTCATGAAGCTCCTTTTTTCATTTTTGGTACTCTTCATCAAGACACCTCCCTGTAAGTTTCTTTCCCTGAAGATCGATTTTCTTTTTGTTCATAAAGTCCAAAGATCTCGTAATCAAAAGCCAATGGCATCTGCCGTGGTGGTCCTTTGATATTGATATAATTTAGAACATCACGAACTCCTGAAAGATCCCAAGAACGAGCCGATGCCATTGCCTTTAAGCGTGGTCTAAAGACCTCTCCTTCAAGTTTTACGACACCCGCTCTGACCTCTATATCAATATGCTCTCCGCCGACTTTAATGAGTTCTCCAATTTGCTCAGCCAGAATGTCAGCAATTTCTTCATCGGGCCGATAGAAATCAATCGGCACCACAATAAAGTCCTCGATCTGCCAAACTCCTTCCGTTCTAGAAATAACATCGAGGGCTGCTTTCTTTTTAAATGATGAATCAACATACCCAGAGACCACAACTACGTTTCCGTGAGCTTGCAGTTCAAAGTCAGCATTGCTGATTCTTTTATCCCACTTAATTGCTTCGCGAATTCTTTCCACGAGCTCGGAATCTGCATAAGCTTTTTTATATCTTGTTGCCATCCGTGGCTCCTTTCACTCACCAGGCAGAGCGCTTAATTATGCAACCCAATCCTCGTATAGATTTGGCAAATCTCTTTTTGCCTGATACGCCGATCTGCGTGCAATCTGCTTGCGCATATCACGCTTGCGACTTTTTACTCCCCGAAGAGAAAGAGCGGCATGATGAACAGCTTTATGGAAATCTTCATCGACTTTTCGGATCTTTGTTACAGACCGCCTATTCGCAGGCTTCAACAAAATCTCGCAGGAAAAATTGGGTTTCCTGTTATCCATGCGTTCACGCTCTTTCTCCACGCGAACAGTTAAGAAGGTACCCTCTTGCGTTCTCATTCCTTCGTCCAAGGCAGAATTAATTTTTTCAAGGATAAAGGATTCAAGGCTTTCGGATCTTTCGATGTTTCTGTAGTAGATGTCTATTTGCATATCTACCTCCTTAAGTGAGTTCATTATCTCAAGTTGGGACGCTTTCTTAAAATTTATTAAAATGATATTAGCCATAGATTTTTTCTATAGCTCCAACTAGACCAATGAAAACCCATGTCATTATAAGTATTTACAAATCCAGAACAAAAATCCAGAGACTATGGACCAGAGAGAAATGAGGGATTTTCAAATGTGTAATGACATTATTTATCATGAGTGAAACTGAAAAAGAAAAAGGCCTTTAACTCGGAAAAGTTAAAAGCCTTCTGCATTTTTAAAATTATAGAATGATGTCTTTAGTACGGCTGACGATCAGCGCTGTTGCCAAGATCCATCGCCATCACCAATGCAATCTTTGTATATAGAGCGGAGTGTTTGAAATTTGAATCCGGGCTGATCACATCTTTTGCTGTATGAATATTCTTATTGCTCTGACGGAAAGTCGCCTCGAAAGGCATTAATGCCGGATAGCCTTGTCGATGCCAAGAAGCGTGATCGCTACAACCGTATCCACAACGATCTTCGATAATACGTGCATTGAGATAAGTTGAGTTCATCGCCTTCAGATAATCACGCAACCAAGCACTTGTGAAGTCAGTCATACTTCCCACGACAAGCTCTCCTGATCCTGGGAATAATGTCATGTCTAACTGAAGAACAGCGATGACATCTTTTCCTTCAGATTTATATTGCTTCGCAATTTCACCTGAACCCAAAAGACCTGACTCTTCTCCTGCGTACCACATAAACTCGAGAGTTCTTTCCGATTGTTTTCCGTTTTCAACTAAGATTCTAAGGGCTTCTACAAGATTCGCTGATCCAGAAGCATTGTCATCAGCTCCAGGCGCGGCTTTTGAACCACCCCAAGATTGATTGATAGAATCAAGATGTCCCCCGAAAACTAAAATCTCAGAAGGTTTTGATTTTCCTAAAAGTCGCACCCGTAAAGATTTTTGTTTTGTCGATGTGTGTGCGATTTCACTCACTTCGTAAGGCAAAGCTGAAGAAGACAACATCGCCTCTAGTCTGACCTTCATTTCATCAACGTGAATGTTCGGTTGTGGATCACGATTGAAGCGATTTGGAAAACTTGATAACCAAGCCACCGTGTCTTGCAAATTCTTTTCGCTGACTCTTTCTAATGACTTTGCAATATCCTCAGAAAAGCTCACGTTCATCATTTTAAAAGGCGCGCGCTCATAAAGGTCATTGCGCTCTTTATGACTTGAAAGAGATGCTAAAATTCCTTCAAAACCATTTGCACTAAATGTAGGCAAAGCCTCTTGGCTAAGATCTTCAAATCCACCACATTTACCAACTTTATGGGCTCTTTCTTGAATCGCTTGTTGCATGGCAGGTGTCACAAGAGCCAAGCCAACTTCTGTCGAACGATCTTGAGCGACGACAGGGATTTTTAATGCCTCTAGGTCACGAAGATCAGCCAATACGGGCTTCACTTCAAAGTCTTCCAACTCAGGAGTATGCGCAAAGGCGTTGGATGCAACGAGCAAAAGAGCCATCATAGCTGTTTTCATATTTCAATCCTTTGAAAAATTTATTGCCTACCTGCAATGATATCTATTTTGTCCGCAGGATGGCAAAGACAATTCGCTTATTTTTTGAACATGCTTTATGATGCTCTCCATGCCTAAGGACATTTTGCTTTCGACTTTGAACTCTTCGTACCCTCATTCCTCCTTTGGATTG carries:
- a CDS encoding hypothetical protein (COG0500 SAM-dependent methyltransferases) — protein: MAIPQHFIQIDEEGFPLSQEIRLKDPVAGQEILNNLHLHAGGTLLSTFGGVPVIVEAFDEPFVAQQVFAEGKQWSIQLPYDLKFPFSLETLTVDEWDRFHGYAASGIPFVFSRPAQAEFFNLLEEFDDEGVTFNGKFYPTPPYWASKVEVEKEGFWSQIYKTTENPGWNLGQPANALKDMLPRLKIARSRVLVLGCGEGHDAAFFAQAGHVVTAVDISPDALEKAKKLYGHLPNLKFMEADLFNLPKDFEKSFDIIFEHTCYCAINPEKRAQLVKVWNRLLVEGGHLMGVFFAFEKRQGPPFGGSEWELRQRLKGAYQPIFWGRLQNSVPNRQGKELFVYALKK
- a CDS encoding hypothetical protein (COG0454 Histone acetyltransferase HPA2 and related acetyltransferases), whose product is MHIEFTQADESHVEDLVDLVNSAYRGDSAKQGWTTEADILDGQRTDDESMLAMIEKDHSVVLIAEDDETGDLLGCVHLEQHERGCYLGMLTVRPDLQGKGIGKMLVQEAEAFAEFWDCKKIFMTVISVRTELITWYEKLGFKKTGETEAFPADPRFGIPKVDQLEFVYLERNI
- a CDS encoding hypothetical protein (COG3209 Rhs family protein); the encoded protein is MKLLLSVLTFAITLALSSTSVAESTGGEHHDPLSEKMNSFFPKPQAREGANITPDKPTLSAPKFFAAMAADKVELTWGAVEGADEYHVQVAKDPNFKWLVKDDNHHKSTSFEVTNLEAGKHYYWRVAAVKSGNWDTFRKSYFATSMFETK
- a CDS encoding sensory transduction histidine kinase (COG0642 Signal transduction histidine kinase), with amino-acid sequence MYEALLNSNAVIEFDIYGKILWANSNFLKLVKYDLDDIVGKHHRIFISDEEFQNLEYQSMWKQLSEGTSQSGEFRRLCKDGSVVWIQGSYTPVRNIYGDVIKIIKMALDITEKKTLSENLAKKNKELQAAVFKAKTATEAKTAFLANMSHEIRTPLNSIIGITDTLSETHLNFQQRSYVEILQRANHQLMTLINDILDLSKVEAGDIELRKNPFSLEDLLKDLYEILNFRAKEKGLILKLQLDGNVPNHVLGDGDRLRQVLMNLVNNSIKFTDHGEVIIRVNINKTERPGNLLFSVEDTGIGVHRSKFRDIFKPFSQADSTMTRRFGGTGLGLSIARTLVDSMGGSIWLESELGVGSSFHFTADIPPISVEKLPSDKEHLTLKTDKPPHLADRLKILIVDDVEDNRNLLGIYLQNTGHEILYADSGIEAVSLAAQISFDIIFMDVQMPYMDGYEATQRIREFEKTKSRHRARIFACTANAFIEDQQKSIDAGCDMHLSKPVRKDTLLKSINFAINVQDKVY
- a CDS encoding hypothetical protein (COG1092 Predicted SAM-dependent methyltransferases); this translates as MSMIKNRLEKNFKKLKPWAQRNKLEAYRLYDRDIPEYPYIVDIYKDHYLIYDKTDPVKDKDKNFLPEVQTAIAEIFKVGPDSIITKLRVRQEGVNQYEKLSESNKTFTVQENQAALKVNLYDYLDTGLFLDHRPMRQKIYSLAKDKKVLNLFCYTGSVSVFAALGGGTVTSVDMSQTYIEWAKENFALNNIPLSKHRFINENALSYLQNIPEEKFDVIFLDPPTFSNSKKMDGTFEVERDQEFLVNQCMKMLNPDGVLYFSNNKRKFKISEALTSKYLIKDISTFSIPQDFHDKKIHICFEIKNK
- a CDS encoding hypothetical protein (COG0605 Superoxide dismutase), producing the protein MFKLPALPYEKSALAPLFNEEQMNFHYDKHHKAYIDNLNKFIETDGSLKGKSLEEITLTSKGGIFNNAAQAWNHTFFWFGMNPTSKATKPSAELESAINKDFGSMDELKAKFIDGGVKTFGSGWIWLCTDAQGKLSLVSTSNAEVPFTNNGPVPVLTADVWEHAYYIDYRNLRAKYLEMFWSQINWDFVSENFASKKVRDLTKSMT
- a CDS encoding hypothetical protein (COG2823 Predicted periplasmic or secreted lipoprotein), with protein sequence MATRYKKAYADSELVERIREAIKWDKRISNADFELQAHGNVVVVSGYVDSSFKKKAALDVISRTEGVWQIEDFIVVPIDFYRPDEEIADILAEQIGELIKVGGEHIDIEVRAGVVKLEGEVFRPRLKAMASARSWDLSGVRDVLNYINIKGPPRQMPLAFDYEIFGLYEQKENRSSGKETYREVS
- a CDS encoding aminopeptidase (COG2234 Predicted aminopeptidases), which encodes MKTAMMALLLVASNAFAHTPELEDFEVKPVLADLRDLEALKIPVVAQDRSTEVGLALVTPAMQQAIQERAHKVGKCGGFEDLSQEALPTFSANGFEGILASLSSHKERNDLYERAPFKMMNVSFSEDIAKSLERVSEKNLQDTVAWLSSFPNRFNRDPQPNIHVDEMKVRLEAMLSSSALPYEVSEIAHTSTKQKSLRVRLLGKSKPSEILVFGGHLDSINQSWGGSKAAPGADDNASGSANLVEALRILVENGKQSERTLEFMWYAGEESGLLGSGEIAKQYKSEGKDVIAVLQLDMTLFPGSGELVVGSMTDFTSAWLRDYLKAMNSTYLNARIIEDRCGYGCSDHASWHRQGYPALMPFEATFRQSNKNIHTAKDVISPDSNFKHSALYTKIALVMAMDLGNSADRQPY